From Lagenorhynchus albirostris chromosome 10, mLagAlb1.1, whole genome shotgun sequence, the proteins below share one genomic window:
- the LOC132527613 gene encoding histone H2B type 1-C/E/F/G/I-like, whose product MPEPAKSALAPKKGSKKAVTKAQKKDGKKRKRSRKESYSVYVYKVLKQVHPDTGISSKAMGIMNSFVNDIFERIAGEASRLAHYNKRSTITSREIQTAVRLLLPGELAKHAVSEGTKAVTKYTSSK is encoded by the coding sequence ATGCCTGAACCGGCTAAGTCCGCTCTTGCCCCGAAGAAGGGTTCCAAGAAGGCGGTGACCAAAGCCCAGAAGAAAGATGGTAAAAAGCGCAAGCGCAGCCGCAAGGAGAGCTATTCCGTGTATGTGTACAAGGTGCTGAAGCAGGTCCACCCGGACACCGGCATCTCGTCCAAGGCTATGGGCATCATGAATTCGTTTGTCAATGATATCTTCGAGCGCATTGCGGGCGAGGCGTCGCGCCTGGCGCATTATAACAAGCGCTCGACCATCACGTCCAGGGAGATCCAGACGGCTGTGCGCCTGCTGCTGCCCGGGGAGCTGGCCAAGCACGCTGTGTCTGAGGGCACCAAGGCTGTCACCAAGTACACCAGCTCCAAGTAA
- the LOC132527621 gene encoding histone H2B type 1-L-like, with protein sequence MPELVKSLAPKKGSKKAVTEAQEGDGKKRKCSRKESYSVYVYKVLNQDHPDPGIWCKAMGIMNSFGSDILECIVGEASRLAHYNKRSTITSREIQTAVRLLLPGELAKHAVSGGTKAVTKYTSSK encoded by the coding sequence ATGCCTGAACTAGTGAAGTCTCTGGCCCCAAAGAAGGGCTCCAAGAAGGCGGTGACCGAGGCCCAGGAAGGAGATGGGAAAAAGCGCAAGTGTAGCCGTAAGGAGAGCTACTCCGTGTACGTGTACAAGGTGCTGAATCAGGACCACCCGGACCCCGGCATCTGGTGCAAGGCCATGGGCATCATGAACTCGTTCGGCAGTGACATCTTGGAGTGCATCGTGGGAGAAGCGTCGCGCCTGGCGCATTACAACAAGCGCTCGACCATCACTTCCAGGGAGATCCAGACGGCCGTACGTCTGCTGCTGCCCGGGGAGCTGGCCAAGCACGCTGTGTCCGGGGGTACCAAGGCTGTCACCAAGTATACCAGCTCCAAGTAA
- the LOC132527590 gene encoding histone H1.4-like, whose product MSESVPAAPPVTSAEKNPVKKKARKSAGAVKRKASRPPVSELIIKAVGDSKERSGMSLAALKKALAAGGYDVEKNNSRIKLGLKSLVSKGTLVQTKGTGASGSFKLNKKSATGEAKPKAKKASATNPKKATGAKKPKKATGAASPKKTAKQTPKAKKPLAGTGAKKVVKSPKKVKTAKPKMAKSPAKARIHKHKVAKLKAVKPKKATPKKK is encoded by the coding sequence ATGTCTGAATCCGTACCTGCTGCGCCTCCTGTTACTTCTGCGGAAAAGAATCCTGTGAAGAAGAAGGCTCGCAAGTCTGCTGGTGCCGTGAAGCGCAAGGCATCCAGGCCCCCGGTATCCGAGCTCATCATCAAGGCTGTCGGCGATTCCAAGGAGCGCAGCGGCATGTCCCTGGCTGCGCTCAAGAAGGCGCTGGCAGCTGGCGGCTACGACGTGGAGAAGAACAACAGTCGGATCAAGCTGGGTCTCAAGAGCCTGGTGAGTAAGGGCACCCTGGTGCAGACCAAGGGCACTGGCGCCTCGGGCTCTTTCAAGCTCAACAAGAAGTCGGCCACCGGGGAAGCCAAGCCCAAAGCCAAGAAAGCGAGCGCGACCAACCCCAAGAAGGCTACTGGGGCAAAGAAGCCCAAGAAGGCCACAGGCGCTGCCAGTCCGAAAAAAACCGCTAAGCAGACCCCGAAGGCAAAGAAACCATTAGCAGGTACCGGGGCCAAGAAAGTGGTCAAGAGCCCGAAAAAGGTGAAGACAGCCAAACCGAAGATGGCCAAGAGTCCAGCCAAGGCCAGAATTCATAAGCACAAGGTAGCCAAGCTTAAAGCGGTCAAGCCAAAAAAGGCGACCCCcaaaaagaagtaa
- the LOC132527627 gene encoding histone H4, whose product MSGRGKGGKGLGKGGAKRHRKVLRDNIQGITKPAIRRLARRGGVKRISGLIYEETRGVLKVFLENVIRDAVTYTEHAKRKTVTAMDVVYALKRQGRTLYGFGG is encoded by the coding sequence ATGTCTGGGCGTGGTAAAGGTGgaaaggggctggggaagggtggCGCCAAGCGCCACCGCAAAGTTCTGCGAGATAACATCCAGGGCATCACTAAGCCTGCTATCCGTCGCTTAGCCCGACGTGGTGGCGTCAAGCGTATCTCTGGTCTTATCTACGAGGAGACCCGTGGGGTGTTGAAAGTGTTTCTGGAGAACGTGATCCGGGACGCTGTAACCTACACCGAGCACGCCAAGCGCAAGACTGTCACCGCCATGGACGTGGTCTACGCGCTCAAGCGGCAGGGCCGCACTCTTTATGGCTTTGGTGGCTGA
- the LOC132527597 gene encoding histone H2A type 1-H-like, whose amino-acid sequence MSGRGKQGGKARAKAKTRSSRAGLQFPVGRVHRLLRKGNYSERVGAGAPVYLAAVLEYLTAEILELAGNAARDNKKTRIIPRHLQLAIRNDEELNKLLGRVTIAQGGVLPNIQAVLLPKKTESHHKAKGNVRTN is encoded by the exons ATGTCTGGGCGCGGGAAGCAAGGAGGCAAAGCTCGCGCTAAGGCTAAGACCCGGTCATCGCGAGCCGGGCTCCAGTTCCCCGTGGGCCGAGTTCACCGCCTGCTCCGAAAGGGCAACTACTCCGAGCGGGTCGGTGCTGGGGCCCCCGTGTACCTGGCGGCGGTGCTGGAGTACCTGACGGCTGAGATCCTGGAGCTGGCGGGCAACGCGGCCCGCGACAACAAGAAGACGCGTATCATCCCGCGCCACCTGCAGCTGGCCATCCGTAACGACGAGGAGCTCAACAAGCTCCTGGGTCGCGTGACCATCGCTCAGGGTGGCGTCCTGCCCAACATCCAGGCTGTGCTGCTGCCTAAGAAGACCGAGAGCCACCACAAGGCCAAGG GCAACGTGAGAACCAATTAG
- the LOC132527603 gene encoding histone H2A type 1 has protein sequence MSGRGKQGGKARAKAKTRSSRAGLQFPVGRVHRLLRKGNYAERVGAGAPVYLAAVLEYLTAEILELAGNAARDNKKTRIIPRHLQLAIRNDEELNKLLGKVTIAQGGVLPNIQAVLLPKKTESHHKAKGK, from the coding sequence ATGTCGGGACGCGGAAAACAAGGTGGGAAGGCTCGTGCCAAGGCTAAGACCCGCTCTTCTCGGGCTGGGCTCCAGTTTCCTGTGGGCCGAGTGCACCGCCTGCTCCGAAAGGGCAACTACGCCGAGCGGGTCGGGGCCGGCGCGCCGGTGTACCTGGCGGCGGTGCTGGAGTACCTGACGGCCGAGATCCTGGAGCTGGCGGGCAACGCGGCCCGCGACAACAAGAAGACGCGTATCATTCCGCGTCATCTGCAGCTGGCTATCCGCAACGACGAGGAGCTCAACAAGCTGCTGGGCAAAGTCACAATCGCTCAGGGCGGCGTCCTGCCCAACATCCAGGCCGTGCTGCTGCCTAAGAAGACCGAGAGCCACCACAAGGCCAAGGGCAAGTAA
- the LOC132527617 gene encoding histone H2B type 1-C/E/F/G/I-like, which yields MPEPAKSVPAPKKGSKKAVTKAQKKDGKKRKRSRKESYSVYVYKVLKQVHPDTGISSKAMGIMNSFVNDIFERIAGEASRLAHYNKRSTITSREIQTAVRLLLPGELAKHAVSEGTKAVTKYTSSK from the coding sequence ATGCCTGAGCCGGCCAAGTCCGTTCCCGCCCCGAAGAAGGGCTCCAAGAAAGCGGTGACCAAAGCCCAGAAGAAAGATGGCAAGAAGCGCAAGCGCAGCCGCAAGGAGAGCTATTCTGTGTACGTGTACAAGGTCCTGAAGCAAGTCCACCCGGACACTGGCATCTCGTCCAAGGCTATGGGCATCATGAACTCCTTCGTCAATGACATCTTCGAGCGCATCGCGGGCGAGGCGTCGCGCCTGGCACATTACAACAAGCGCTCGACCATCACGTCCAGGGAGATCCAGACGGCCGTGCGCCTGCTGCTGCCCGGGGAGCTGGCCAAGCACGCCGTGTCCGAGGGCACCAAGGCTGTCACCAAGTACACCAGCTCCAAGTGA
- the LOC132527595 gene encoding histone H3.1 gives MARTKQTARKSTGGKAPRKQLATKAARKSAPATGGVKKPHRYRPGTVALREIRRYQKSTELLIRKLPFQRLVREIAQDFKTDLRFQSSAVMALQEACEAYLVGLFEDTNLCAIHAKRVTIMPKDIQLARRIRGERA, from the coding sequence ATGGCTCGTACTAAGCAGACCGCTCGCAAGTCCACCGGCGGCAAGGCGCCGCGCAAGCAGCTGGCCACCAAGGCGGCCCGCAAGAGCGCGCCGGCCACGGGCGGCGTGAAGAAGCCGCACCGCTACCGGCCCGGCACGGTGGCCCTGCGCGAGATCCGCCGCTACCAGAAGTCCACGGAGCTGCTGATCCGCAAGCTGCCGTTCCAGCGCCTGGTGCGCGAGATCGCGCAGGACTTCAAGACCGACCTGCGCTTCCAGAGCTCGGCCGTGATGGCGCTGCAGGAGGCGTGCGAGGCCTACCTGGTGGGGCTCTTCGAGGACACCAACCTGTGTGCCATCCACGCCAAGCGCGTCACCATCATGCCCAAGGACATCCAGCTCGCCCGTCGCATCCGCGGGGAAAGGGCGTAG